The Deinococcus wulumuqiensis R12 genome has a window encoding:
- a CDS encoding phage virion morphogenesis protein, with the protein MTLFKDLKRQLRDLQNPQTLHDLHNIAGHATHELVLEGFRFERDPYGVPWQPTRRRNPILQDTFTLRNGIAWRADSRGVTVQTSGRANAYAAYHQRGTRKMPRRKFVPDSGELPLAYEQRLRNDFGEYLRQRFG; encoded by the coding sequence GTGACCCTCTTCAAAGACCTCAAACGCCAGCTGCGCGACCTGCAAAACCCGCAGACGCTGCACGACCTGCACAACATCGCTGGACATGCTACGCATGAGCTGGTGCTGGAAGGGTTCCGCTTCGAGCGCGACCCTTACGGCGTGCCCTGGCAACCCACCCGCCGCCGAAACCCAATTTTGCAGGACACCTTCACCCTGCGAAACGGCATCGCGTGGCGGGCCGACAGCCGGGGCGTCACCGTGCAGACCTCGGGCCGCGCCAACGCCTACGCCGCCTACCACCAACGCGGCACCCGCAAGATGCCCCGGCGCAAGTTCGTGCCGGACTCGGGGGAGTTGCCGCTCGCCTATGAGCAGCGGCTCCGCAACGACTTCGGCGAATACCTGCGCCAGAGGTTCGGCTGA
- a CDS encoding DUF2586 family protein has product MTALSRVKVTFEDYNLGLVPPISEAHAKIGVAAAGPLTPQWMTRGSQALDAYQGGPLAGACAVALLETAPVVGVRVNATTQGTVSEVTKVGTGASVMTTGGTVNDAYSLTLRVTRSGTATDGLAAVVVSTNGNDGPERSVPASGTLDLTGTGLSVTFGAGGLTEGDTYSLTTTAPAATVADIITALETLLGSRPDLRFVHILGAATPALVAGVDAVLTERETRNYYVHALLEAPAMTDGERMSDYLSRVSALFANLTSLRVAVALDGGAVYNPITRQLERRSSAWKLSARRATVPIGEAPYRVRTGPLPAMGALAFDANLTGNVGRFAALRTYDGREGVYPASWPMLAPSGSDYDEVQQREVIDRAATIGYVSAMDYLGDDVPVDTTTGRILETKALAMETYLEGRVRAGLGGEASGVRVRVDREGNILSTRKITFVLSVIPLGHMKHIDVVVGFTNPMLAALAPAAPVEAAAAPAAPKGA; this is encoded by the coding sequence GTGACCGCTCTCTCCCGAGTCAAAGTCACCTTCGAGGACTACAACCTCGGTCTGGTGCCCCCCATCAGCGAAGCGCACGCCAAGATCGGCGTGGCCGCCGCTGGCCCCCTCACGCCGCAGTGGATGACGCGCGGCTCGCAGGCCCTCGACGCCTACCAGGGTGGCCCGCTGGCCGGCGCCTGCGCGGTGGCCCTGCTCGAAACCGCCCCGGTGGTCGGCGTGCGCGTGAACGCGACGACCCAGGGCACCGTGTCGGAAGTGACGAAGGTCGGCACTGGCGCCAGCGTCATGACCACGGGCGGCACCGTGAACGACGCCTACAGCCTGACCCTGCGCGTGACCCGCAGCGGCACCGCGACGGACGGCCTCGCGGCGGTGGTCGTCAGCACCAACGGCAACGACGGCCCCGAGCGCAGCGTGCCCGCCTCCGGCACGCTCGACCTGACCGGCACCGGCCTGAGCGTGACCTTCGGCGCGGGCGGCCTGACGGAAGGCGACACCTACAGCCTGACCACCACCGCGCCCGCCGCGACGGTGGCCGACATCATCACGGCGCTGGAAACGCTGCTCGGCTCGCGCCCCGACCTGCGCTTCGTCCACATCCTCGGCGCGGCGACCCCGGCGCTGGTGGCCGGTGTGGACGCCGTGCTGACCGAGCGCGAGACGCGGAACTACTACGTCCACGCGCTGCTCGAAGCCCCTGCCATGACCGACGGCGAGCGCATGAGCGACTACCTCAGCCGCGTCAGTGCCCTGTTCGCCAACCTGACCAGCCTGCGCGTGGCGGTGGCCCTGGACGGCGGCGCGGTCTACAACCCCATCACCCGGCAACTGGAGCGCCGCAGCAGCGCCTGGAAGCTCAGCGCCCGCCGCGCCACCGTGCCGATTGGCGAAGCGCCTTACCGCGTCCGCACCGGGCCGCTGCCCGCGATGGGTGCCCTGGCCTTCGATGCCAACCTCACGGGCAACGTGGGCCGCTTCGCTGCCCTGCGCACCTACGACGGGCGCGAGGGGGTGTACCCGGCGTCCTGGCCGATGCTCGCGCCGAGCGGCAGCGACTACGACGAGGTGCAGCAGCGCGAGGTGATCGACCGCGCGGCCACCATCGGCTATGTCTCCGCGATGGACTACCTGGGCGACGACGTGCCGGTGGACACCACGACCGGGCGCATTCTGGAAACGAAGGCGCTGGCGATGGAGACCTACCTCGAAGGCCGCGTCCGGGCGGGACTGGGCGGGGAAGCCTCCGGCGTGCGCGTGCGCGTGGACCGCGAGGGCAACATCCTCAGCACCCGCAAGATCACCTTCGTCCTGAGCGTGATTCCGCTGGGCCACATGAAACACATCGACGTGGTCGTGGGCTTCACCAATCCGATGCTGGCGGCCCTGGCACCGGCGGCCCCGGTGGAAGCCGCCGCCGCGCCCGCTGCGCCGAAGGGAGCGTGA